Proteins from a single region of Synechococcus sp. WH 8109:
- a CDS encoding response regulator transcription factor, translated as MKPCILLIEDDQDMRDLVSGHLEHSGFDVQRADDGIKGQALALQYTPDLILLDLMLPKVDGLTLCQRLRRDDRTAGIPILMLTALGGTKDKVSGFNSGADDYLTKPFDLEELQVRIKALLRRSDRAPVGSSNHNEILSYGPLTLVPERFEAIWFDQPVRLTHLEFELLHCLLQRHGQTVAPSLILKEVWGYEPDDDIEAIRVHVRHLRTKLEPDPRKPRFIKTVYGAGYCLELPASTQMDGLEDVVAMAREERKQQGDRASA; from the coding sequence ATGAAGCCCTGCATCCTGCTAATCGAAGATGACCAGGACATGCGCGACCTGGTGAGCGGCCACTTAGAGCACAGCGGCTTCGATGTGCAGCGCGCCGACGATGGCATCAAAGGTCAGGCCCTCGCATTGCAATACACCCCGGATCTGATCCTGCTGGATCTGATGCTGCCCAAAGTGGATGGCCTCACCCTGTGTCAGCGTCTGCGGCGCGATGACCGCACTGCTGGGATTCCGATCCTGATGCTCACGGCTCTCGGTGGAACCAAAGACAAGGTGAGCGGTTTCAATTCCGGAGCCGACGATTACCTGACCAAACCCTTCGACCTGGAGGAACTTCAGGTGAGGATCAAAGCCCTGCTGCGTCGTAGTGACCGAGCTCCTGTTGGAAGCAGCAACCACAACGAGATCCTCAGCTACGGGCCTCTCACCCTGGTGCCCGAGCGCTTTGAAGCCATCTGGTTTGATCAACCCGTTCGGCTCACGCACCTGGAGTTCGAACTGCTTCATTGCCTGCTGCAGCGACACGGTCAGACGGTGGCCCCCTCGTTGATCCTCAAGGAGGTGTGGGGCTACGAGCCCGATGACGACATCGAGGCCATTCGCGTGCACGTCAGACACCTGCGCACCAAGCTGGAACCCGATCCCCGCAAACCACGCTTCATCAAGACGGTGTACGGAGCGGGCTATTGCCTGGAACTGCCCGCCAGCACCCAGATGGATGGCCTGGAGGACGTGGTGGCCATGGCACGCGAAGAGCGCAAACAGCAAGGCGATCGAGCCTCGGCTTAA
- a CDS encoding DNA polymerase III subunit delta' produces the protein MFGDLIGQSLAVDLLSAALAQERVAPAYLFAGPEGVGRQLAAVRFLEGLLADGQPSSRERRRLLERNHPDLLWVEPTYQHQGRLLTRAEAEEAGLSRRTPPQLRLEQIRDIGRCLARQPVEAKRGMVVIEAAEAMAEAAANALLKTLEEPGHGVLILLTSAPERLLSTIRSRCQLIRFLRLNPEAMAQVLERTDATSQDSPELLALAAGSPGALIDHRRSLAGLPEQLVQRLDSLPVTPMDALALARDLCEALDGEQQLWLIGWWQHRLWNSGSSASSLKRLDRLRGQLLSFVQPRLAWEVALLDLTASV, from the coding sequence ATGTTCGGGGATCTGATCGGCCAGTCCCTCGCCGTTGATCTGCTTTCGGCGGCCCTAGCCCAGGAACGCGTTGCCCCGGCCTACCTCTTTGCCGGCCCTGAGGGGGTAGGACGTCAGTTGGCGGCAGTGCGTTTTCTGGAGGGACTGCTGGCCGATGGTCAGCCCTCGTCGCGGGAACGTCGACGCCTGCTGGAACGCAATCACCCCGACCTGCTCTGGGTGGAACCCACCTATCAGCATCAGGGCCGTTTGCTGACCCGCGCCGAAGCCGAGGAGGCGGGACTCAGCCGCCGCACTCCGCCCCAGTTGCGCCTGGAGCAGATCCGCGACATCGGACGCTGTTTGGCCCGTCAGCCGGTGGAGGCGAAGCGCGGGATGGTTGTGATTGAGGCTGCTGAGGCGATGGCGGAAGCTGCGGCCAATGCCCTGTTGAAAACGCTGGAGGAACCCGGCCATGGGGTGCTGATTCTGTTGACGTCAGCCCCTGAGCGGTTGCTCAGCACAATTCGCTCCCGCTGTCAGTTGATCCGTTTCCTTCGGCTCAACCCCGAGGCCATGGCTCAGGTGCTCGAGCGCACCGATGCAACCTCTCAAGATTCGCCGGAACTTCTGGCCTTGGCTGCCGGGTCTCCAGGCGCCCTAATCGACCATCGCCGCAGCCTGGCTGGTCTGCCCGAGCAGTTGGTTCAGCGCCTCGATTCGCTTCCCGTCACTCCAATGGATGCACTGGCGTTGGCACGCGATCTCTGCGAAGCCCTCGATGGCGAGCAGCAGCTTTGGTTGATTGGCTGGTGGCAACACCGGCTTTGGAACTCCGGCAGTTCCGCCTCAAGCCTCAAGCGCTTGGACAGGCTGCGGGGCCAGCTGCTTTCATTCGTTCAGCCGCGATTAGCCTGGGAAGTGGCGTTGCTGGACCTCACGGCATCTGTCTAA